A genomic segment from Sulfuritalea hydrogenivorans sk43H encodes:
- a CDS encoding histone H1-like DNA-binding protein — MADTKKAKKPAAKKAAAKPAAKKSAAPKKPAAKKPAVKKAAAKPAAKKPAAKKPAAKKPAAKKAVAKKPAAKKPAVKKAAPKKVAAKKPAAKKVAAKKPAAKKAAPKKAAAKKPAAKKPAAKKPAAKKPAAKKPAAKKPAAKKPAAKKPAAKPAAKPAAKKAAPKKAAAKPAAKPAAAAAPSTAAAPGIKSSLNPAAAWPFPTGSRP; from the coding sequence ATGGCTGATACCAAGAAAGCCAAGAAGCCGGCCGCAAAGAAGGCTGCGGCTAAGCCCGCCGCTAAGAAGTCTGCGGCCCCGAAGAAGCCAGCCGCCAAAAAGCCGGCTGTAAAGAAGGCGGCTGCCAAGCCCGCTGCGAAGAAGCCCGCTGCCAAGAAACCGGCCGCGAAGAAGCCCGCCGCGAAGAAGGCTGTTGCCAAGAAGCCGGCTGCCAAGAAGCCTGCTGTAAAGAAGGCTGCACCGAAGAAAGTCGCTGCCAAGAAGCCGGCTGCGAAGAAGGTTGCCGCCAAGAAGCCTGCCGCGAAGAAGGCTGCACCGAAGAAGGCTGCTGCGAAGAAGCCCGCTGCCAAGAAACCGGCCGCGAAGAAGCCCGCCGCCAAGAAGCCTGCTGCGAAGAAGCCCGCTGCCAAGAAGCCGGCCGCGAAGAAGCCCGCCGCCAAGAAGCCTGCTGCGAAGCCTGCTGCAAAGCCGGCTGCAAAGAAGGCGGCACCGAAGAAGGCTGCAGCAAAGCCGGCCGCGAAGCCCGCTGCTGCTGCCGCACCTTCGACTGCAGCTGCACCCGGCATCAAGTCGTCGCTGAATCCTGCAGCGGCTTGGCCGTTTCCCACCGGTTCCCGTCCCTGA
- a CDS encoding sigma-54-dependent transcriptional regulator, which produces MSLKNERRPRCRGEAKRVLVVDDEADIRELLDLTLARMGLHADCVGSLAEARRMLVGQRYQLCLTDMRLPDGEGLELVRHIAATVADLPVAVITAHGSAENAVSALKAGAFDYIAKPVSLDQLRGMVKSALELPSPDSDGGIGGESGLLGQSTAIGQVRMLIDRVARSQAPVHISGESGSGKELAARLIHTLGARRDRAFVPVNCGAIPENLMESEFFGYRKGAFTGASDDREGFFHVADGGTLFLDEVAELPLTMQVKLLRAIQEKRVRKVGATTEEAVDVRVICATHQDLKVLVEKGRFRQDLFYRLNVIELRMPALRECREDIPMLAQHILGRLARAADLEPPLLTAPALEALQGYPFPGNVRELENVMERALALMAGDRIDVVDLNLAPSQLTGATTSAVGGSLQDHLDQVERQAILDALKQSNNNRTAAARLLGVTFRSLRYRMARLGMNE; this is translated from the coding sequence ATGTCACTGAAGAATGAACGCCGCCCCCGTTGTCGTGGCGAGGCCAAGCGGGTACTGGTGGTCGACGACGAGGCGGACATCCGCGAGTTGCTCGACCTGACGCTGGCGCGCATGGGGCTCCACGCGGACTGCGTCGGATCGCTCGCCGAGGCGCGCCGCATGCTGGTCGGTCAGCGCTACCAGTTATGCCTGACCGACATGCGCCTGCCCGATGGCGAGGGCCTGGAGCTGGTGCGTCACATTGCCGCCACCGTTGCCGACCTGCCGGTGGCGGTGATTACGGCGCATGGCAGCGCGGAGAACGCCGTATCCGCGCTCAAGGCCGGGGCCTTCGACTACATCGCCAAGCCCGTGTCGCTCGATCAGTTGCGCGGCATGGTCAAGTCGGCGCTCGAGTTGCCCAGCCCCGATTCGGATGGCGGCATCGGCGGCGAGTCCGGACTGCTTGGGCAGTCGACGGCAATCGGGCAAGTCCGCATGCTGATCGATCGCGTGGCACGCAGTCAGGCTCCGGTTCATATCTCGGGCGAGTCAGGGAGCGGCAAGGAGCTCGCGGCGCGACTGATCCACACCCTGGGCGCCCGCCGCGACCGCGCTTTTGTGCCGGTCAATTGCGGGGCGATCCCCGAGAACCTCATGGAAAGCGAGTTTTTCGGATATCGCAAGGGTGCATTCACCGGCGCCAGCGATGATCGTGAAGGCTTCTTTCATGTGGCCGATGGCGGCACCCTGTTTCTGGACGAGGTTGCGGAACTGCCCTTGACGATGCAGGTCAAGCTGTTGCGGGCGATTCAGGAAAAGCGGGTGCGCAAGGTGGGCGCCACCACCGAGGAGGCGGTCGATGTGCGGGTGATTTGCGCTACGCATCAGGATCTCAAGGTGCTGGTCGAGAAGGGGCGGTTCCGCCAGGATTTGTTCTACCGCCTCAATGTCATCGAGTTGCGAATGCCGGCCTTGAGGGAATGTCGCGAAGACATCCCGATGCTGGCGCAACACATTCTGGGCCGCCTGGCCCGGGCTGCCGACCTGGAGCCGCCGCTGCTGACCGCCCCGGCCCTTGAAGCTTTGCAGGGTTATCCCTTCCCGGGCAACGTGCGGGAACTTGAAAACGTGATGGAGCGCGCCCTGGCGCTGATGGCCGGCGACCGTATCGACGTGGTGGATCTCAATCTGGCGCCATCCCAATTGACTGGCGCCACCACCAGCGCAGTCGGCGGCTCCCTGCAGGATCACCTGGACCAGGTGGAGCGCCAGGCGATTCTCGATGCCCTCAAGCAGTCGAACAACAATCGCACTGCGGCTGCAAGGCTGCTGGGAGTCACCTTCCGCTCATTGCGCTACCGTATGGCGCGACTGGGAATGAACGAGTGA
- a CDS encoding pyridoxal phosphate-dependent aminotransferase: protein MNIAARMAQIAPFHVMELMAQAQALEDQGRTITHLEVGEPDFATAAPILEAAQRFLSGGHVHYTAALGLPRLREAISGFYHTRHGLDIPPERIVVTAGASGALLLALGVLVNPGDEWLLPDPGYPCNRHFVRLLEGKPVSLAVEAASNYQPTAAQLAESWTPRTRGLLVASPANPTGALLDPETMASLANGVATRGGSLLVDEIYHGLTYGIDATSALSVSDDAFVINSFSKYFGMTGWRLGWLVAPQRFVREIEKLAQNLYIAPSTVAQHAALAAFHPETTAILEARRQEFSSRRDILLPGLRTLGFEIAAEPQGAFYVYANSSRLAEDSFTLAEQLLTQAGVAATPGLDFGSNAPQSHMRFAYTVGRGRIEEGLDRMATFLSSR from the coding sequence ATGAACATCGCTGCCCGCATGGCGCAAATCGCTCCATTTCATGTCATGGAGCTAATGGCACAGGCACAGGCCCTTGAGGATCAAGGACGGACGATCACGCACCTGGAGGTCGGCGAACCCGACTTTGCAACCGCCGCTCCCATTCTTGAAGCAGCCCAGCGCTTTCTCTCGGGCGGACACGTCCATTACACGGCCGCCCTGGGTTTGCCCCGGTTGCGCGAGGCGATCAGCGGCTTCTATCACACGCGTCACGGACTCGACATCCCGCCGGAACGGATCGTGGTCACCGCCGGTGCGTCCGGCGCACTGCTGCTGGCACTCGGCGTGCTGGTGAATCCCGGCGACGAATGGCTGCTGCCCGATCCAGGCTACCCCTGCAACCGGCATTTTGTGCGCTTGCTCGAAGGCAAGCCGGTATCGCTCGCGGTTGAAGCGGCATCGAACTACCAACCGACGGCAGCACAACTGGCTGAATCCTGGACACCCCGGACACGCGGACTGCTGGTGGCTTCACCCGCCAATCCGACCGGCGCCCTGCTTGACCCGGAAACCATGGCGTCACTGGCCAATGGCGTCGCAACGCGGGGCGGCAGCCTGCTGGTCGACGAGATCTATCACGGACTGACGTATGGCATTGATGCGACATCCGCGCTGTCCGTCAGCGATGATGCATTCGTGATCAACAGCTTCTCGAAGTACTTCGGCATGACAGGTTGGCGGCTGGGCTGGCTGGTCGCGCCGCAGCGCTTTGTGCGAGAGATCGAGAAGCTGGCGCAGAACCTCTATATCGCGCCGTCGACCGTCGCCCAGCATGCCGCGCTGGCGGCCTTCCATCCCGAAACCACCGCCATTCTCGAAGCGCGCCGCCAGGAATTTTCCTCGCGGCGGGACATTCTCCTGCCGGGATTGCGCACCCTCGGCTTCGAGATTGCGGCCGAACCGCAGGGTGCCTTTTATGTATATGCGAACAGCAGCAGGCTGGCCGAGGACAGCTTCACGCTTGCCGAGCAGCTATTGACACAAGCCGGCGTGGCCGCAACCCCCGGGCTGGATTTCGGCAGCAACGCACCGCAAAGCCACATGCGCTTTGCCTATACGGTCGGCCGGGGACGGATCGAAGAAGGTCTCGACCGCATGGCGACGTTCCTGAGTTCCCGATAG
- a CDS encoding sensor histidine kinase produces MSVSIPVAEESDAIESFWRSLRFFSIYRLSIALLFLVAALVFGDTISLGTQDARLFDRVAAVYLLLAIAFLVALLRRPRHFNLQLSVQVAVDIAALTLMMFASGGQKSGIAILLLVVVAGAALVGQGRMTLFYAALATVAMLLEESWRALTWDADPADFVRTGIISIAFFGTAIIARLLAQKVVANETLARERGRELNDQLRISERIIRDMEDGVLVVDGEGRVRQLNPRAEALLDVKAADGAELARFSSGLAERYRTWSAQPVEMVEMLRQESGRLLRVRYLPSAESGGQALIYLEDMERIQSQAQQLKLAALGRLTANMAHEIRNPLAAISHAAELLVEEDTDPLHQRLARIIHDNTRRLNRLVTEVLELGRRDRAQPEVLRWQVFLSGFLEELALHDASAAMRVRVGEGDVELRFDRGHLYRVLWNLLGNALRHASAANGAVRLEARTATAANCVELHIIDDGPGVDEAQRNQVFEPFFTTHGAGTGLGLYIARELCEASGARLELLDEKPGAHFRITAEGVACH; encoded by the coding sequence TTGAGCGTATCGATTCCGGTGGCGGAGGAGTCCGACGCCATCGAATCCTTCTGGCGTTCGCTGCGTTTCTTCTCGATCTACCGCTTGTCGATTGCCCTGCTGTTCCTGGTGGCGGCACTGGTCTTTGGCGACACCATCAGTCTCGGCACGCAGGATGCCAGGCTGTTTGACAGGGTAGCCGCCGTCTATCTGCTGCTGGCGATTGCATTTCTTGTCGCATTGCTGCGCAGACCGCGCCATTTCAATCTTCAGCTTTCGGTGCAGGTGGCGGTCGACATCGCCGCCTTGACGCTGATGATGTTTGCCAGCGGCGGACAGAAGAGCGGAATCGCCATCCTGCTGCTGGTCGTGGTGGCGGGCGCCGCGCTGGTCGGGCAGGGGCGCATGACCTTGTTTTACGCCGCGCTGGCCACGGTGGCGATGCTCCTGGAGGAAAGCTGGCGCGCGCTGACCTGGGACGCAGACCCGGCGGACTTCGTGCGCACCGGGATCATCAGCATCGCCTTTTTCGGCACGGCGATCATCGCCCGGCTGCTGGCGCAGAAGGTGGTCGCCAACGAGACGCTGGCGCGGGAACGCGGGCGGGAACTCAACGACCAGTTGCGCATCAGCGAGCGGATCATCCGGGACATGGAAGACGGGGTACTGGTGGTGGACGGCGAGGGAAGGGTGCGCCAGCTCAACCCGCGTGCCGAAGCGCTGCTGGATGTGAAGGCGGCAGATGGCGCGGAACTGGCGAGGTTTTCCAGCGGGTTGGCCGAGCGTTACAGGACCTGGAGTGCCCAGCCCGTGGAAATGGTGGAAATGCTCCGGCAGGAAAGCGGGCGCCTGTTGCGGGTGCGCTATTTGCCCTCGGCCGAGTCCGGCGGACAGGCGCTGATCTACCTGGAAGACATGGAGCGCATTCAGTCCCAGGCGCAGCAGCTGAAGCTGGCTGCGCTCGGGCGGCTTACCGCCAACATGGCGCACGAAATTCGCAATCCCCTGGCGGCCATCAGCCACGCCGCGGAATTGCTGGTCGAGGAAGATACCGATCCCCTGCATCAACGCCTGGCCCGCATCATTCATGACAATACCCGCCGTTTGAACCGCCTCGTGACCGAGGTGCTGGAACTCGGGCGCCGCGACCGCGCGCAACCGGAAGTGTTGCGCTGGCAGGTATTCCTTTCAGGATTTCTTGAGGAACTGGCCCTGCACGATGCATCGGCGGCGATGAGGGTGCGAGTCGGCGAGGGAGATGTCGAGCTGCGTTTCGATCGGGGCCATTTGTATCGCGTGCTGTGGAACCTGCTGGGGAATGCGCTGCGTCATGCCAGCGCGGCGAATGGCGCGGTGAGATTGGAGGCGAGGACCGCCACCGCGGCAAATTGCGTGGAATTGCATATCATTGACGACGGCCCGGGGGTAGATGAGGCGCAACGCAATCAGGTATTCGAGCCCTTCTTTACAACTCACGGCGCGGGCACCGGCCTGGGGCTCTACATTGCACGCGAGTTGTGCGAAGCCAGCGGCGCCCGACTCGAACTGCTGGATGAGAAACCGGGCGCCCATTTCCGCATCACTGCCGAGGGAGTCGCATGTCACTGA
- the ampD gene encoding 1,6-anhydro-N-acetylmuramyl-L-alanine amidase AmpD, which produces MDDEGWLSGVRRVPSPNCDERPVDQPVSLIVIHAISLPPNEFDGPGIIQLFTNCLDPATHPYFGEIRDLRVSAHFLVRRDGELIQFVPCSRRAWHAGVSSWRGRERCNDFSIGIELEGCDLLPFEDAQYMTLNRLLAELNRRYPIAGVVGHSDIAPGRKTDPGPCFEWHRVRDART; this is translated from the coding sequence ATGGACGATGAAGGATGGTTGTCCGGCGTACGGCGCGTGCCCTCGCCGAATTGCGACGAGCGGCCGGTCGATCAGCCGGTCAGCCTGATCGTCATCCACGCCATCAGCCTGCCGCCGAACGAATTCGACGGTCCGGGAATCATCCAGTTGTTTACCAACTGCCTCGATCCGGCGACTCATCCCTATTTCGGGGAGATACGGGACTTGCGGGTCTCGGCCCACTTTCTTGTCCGTCGCGACGGTGAGTTGATCCAGTTCGTTCCCTGCTCCCGCCGCGCCTGGCATGCAGGCGTTTCCAGCTGGCGAGGCCGGGAGCGCTGCAATGATTTCTCGATTGGCATCGAGCTCGAGGGTTGCGACCTGCTGCCGTTCGAGGATGCTCAATACATGACGCTCAACCGGCTGCTTGCCGAACTGAATCGGCGCTACCCGATTGCAGGCGTGGTCGGTCACAGCGACATCGCGCCCGGGCGAAAGACGGATCCGGGTCCATGCTTCGAATGGCATCGGGTGCGCGACGCAAGAACATGA
- a CDS encoding PP0621 family protein → MAKFLLFIVVLAVIYALVRASKRRSKPPPAAPQPEAMAQCTHCGVHFPRVESVSEAGRDYCCEEHRRLGARS, encoded by the coding sequence GTGGCCAAGTTCCTCCTCTTCATTGTCGTGCTCGCCGTGATCTATGCGCTGGTGCGCGCGTCCAAGCGGCGCAGCAAGCCGCCACCGGCAGCGCCGCAGCCCGAAGCCATGGCGCAATGCACGCATTGCGGCGTGCATTTCCCCCGTGTTGAGTCTGTCAGCGAGGCCGGGCGCGATTACTGTTGCGAAGAGCATCGACGGCTGGGAGCCCGGTCTTGA